The following is a genomic window from Pseudochaenichthys georgianus chromosome 9, fPseGeo1.2, whole genome shotgun sequence.
CACATTTGAATGCTAATACTTATAGGTTTTTTACTAAGagagattttgaatgcaggactttaatTGGAGATATAGACAATAAATATATCTGATGTAATCCCAAATACCTGTTTTCAAGCAGGTGTTGCTCTTAATAGACGGAGCTAGAGATGGATGTGATGAAGCAAAGGTCAACGGTCCATTCGGCGACCTTCAGATTGCTTTTCTTTAAGAGTAATTCCACTGAAAACATCTAAatatactaatatgaacctggaaatgagcagaatgcaggactttaactTGTAAGTATTTCTTCTATACTTGTATTGCAGTATTGATTGACCTCTTGGCAGAATCGCGTGGTGTTTCCTTCCTCTGCAGACTCTGCAAACTCCGTCCACGGCTCCTTCTCTCGGGTGCAGAAAGCGAAGGGCATGGCTGTGGAGAGGAACCACTCTGAGTGTGCTTCTGTAGATGAAGTGTAACGTGTGGCTGTGATAAAGAAACTCACTCCAGGTCTCCTGAAAGCAGACGATGTTCACACCACACATGGCCGCCACTTCCACCACCTCCCCCACACGGCTGTGCATCGCAGCgatctgaggaggaggaggcagagTCACACAGGTCTTTATTAGTCCTTACATTTTTCGGAATCAATTTTCTATGATATTTGTCACatgaatttttttttatcacataaTATATAAattgtataaatatatatttttacgaGGTAATATACTATGACTTTCTTTACGACGTATTTAACCGGAGTTGGGAGAAATATTcaagtattgtacttgagttaaagtcgaagtactcagatcttgtacttgagttaaagtagtactcagatcttgtacttgagttaaagtagaagtactcagatcttgtacttgagttaaagtagtactcagatcttgtacttgagttaaagtagaagtattcagatcttgttcttgagtaaaagtactcagatcttgtacttgagtaaaagtagaagtactcagatcttgtgatttagtaaaagcagaagtattcagatcttgtacttgaataaaagtagaagtactcagatcttgtacttgagttaaagtagaattactcagatcttgtacttgagttaaagtagaagtactcagatcttgtacttgagtaaaagtagaagtactcagatcttgtacttgagttaaagtagaagtactcagatattgtacttgagtaaaagtagaagtactcagatcttgtacttgagttaaagtagaagtattcagatcttgtacttgagtaaaagtactcagatcttgtacttgagtaaaagtagaagtactcagatattgtacttgagtaaaagtactcatatcttgtataaaattagaagtaccagagtgtaagaATActcttttacaaatatttttagGACATAATATACCATGACATTATATACTCTATCTAAATTATGTAATGTCTCTCAATGAAAACTCTAACTGGAAACCACGTCAGGTGTGTGTTAATAACGTGTGTGAGATCCAGACCTGGTCCAGGATGGGGGCGTCGGTCGGCAGCACGATCTGGTTCTGGATCAGTCCGACCCGGGTCCTCCTGGCCGGCCTCAGCTGCTCCGGAGACGCTTCAAACCCAAAGCCCTGCAGCTCAAAGTCCCGCTCCGAGGCGGCGCTGACAGCAGCTGCCGGCAGATCCAACTTCCTGTCAGAGAGGAGAGTTTTGGGAATGTGGACACGATGGACAcacagtaaacacatgtatttcAGGGGGGTCTCAGGTCTTCACATTGAGATTTTGGGGGGTTTAATGAGGTAATTATCCATATGAATCACCATCTAACCTGCAGCCTTTTCCCCTGGGAATCACTATCACTgcactataatgataatataataattattgcatgtatATATTTTCTGTGATTATTAAACTGTCCCTTTTAGCTTTTCTTAGTAAATAATGGTGTGTCTGTTGTTGTGACGTTTTTGCTTCCTTATATGAGTGAGTACTGTATGTGAAAATAATACAAActataaaataactttttatataattgtcataaaatatgacatttttaatgattttttaaatatattttcacaACATTTTATACTATGACATTCTTTTATTATTTCTTTATGAGATATTAAACAATTACTTTTGTATTTTTGACATATAACATCTTTTATGACTTTTTTATGGAagttggggtaggtaagtttgagaaaccggctcgagatcgctagcatttgaaaaatacacaaccggagaaaatctgccacttcctcacagagcccctcctccaacacacacgaacgcgcacatgaccaatgagggcacgagatcagtttgtgccccgatggaaggctgacaggcaggcctatgggggttattccctatctttattcaagagcgtggtatttaaatttgagagcatacttcatgtatttatttccctcaaactctgtcctcgcactcaaatagtgcctgcttgcacttagattcgctctgcttgtgctcacactgtacgcttgcactcagatatattgctgctcagaattattctgtgcgcgctcaaaactttttctgctctcagaattattctgtgcgtgCTCGAAatttttgtgcaacaatcctgtcaaaatccctcaaccaataggaggccaggtgtccttgcgggtgcgttcgctttacttattacagcgtcccgtcagggcggttactctttggtttataaactccagccctccacggctttataacataacatgtacATCACTTCGCTGTACAACTTTacttgttggggggggggggtgtaagcacagttagtacatgtttataaaacggacaattcaaatcaagcaatctgatgtttcttagtcgtgatataatgagcgtatatcccgggtataattgtagttacttttcacaagtcagtatccctccgcgtctgagaaccgttacaaccatatggttacaactgttacattacgtccgtcacgaaactaactaactaacaaagcttaaaatggaaacatttaaggttaacttcgacctccggggtggccttactatggaggagtggattgagaagtgcctatctccagaaaaaaaagcacctaaacgacgacaatgctgtctgtctattatgttctctagctgttattgttgttgcattttattttgaacatcattatttaataataaaaactatttaaattggagtgtgtatttttctttcacattGCCATCCACacgtggtaaccgttttataaatgcaatagctcacttcaggccgtgatatacgAATATCTATACAATATGGCTGTCGacactccgcttcgcgtcgggccgaaccaagccgtagcacaacagtgctggagcagaacaacagtctgcagaagaagaagtgggccggtcggaaaaTCCACTAGCAAtcccccctcccagagctggtatatatactaactgtgcttcctcccccaccccccccaaaaaagttgtaaatcaaacaagtgaagtacatataaagccgtggagggctggagtttataaaccaaagagtaaccgccctgacgggacgctgtaataagtaaagcgaacgcacccgcaaggacacctggcctcctattggttgagggattttgacaggattgttgcacaaaagtttcgagcgcgcacagaataattctgagcagcaatatatctgagtgcaagcctacagtttgagcacaagcagagcaaatctaagtgcgagggcactatttgagtgcgaggacagagtttgagggaaataaatacataaagtatgctctcaaatttaaataccacgctcttgaataaagatagggaataacccccatacaggcccggctaaacggattggttgtactttttacagtattacggcttctacagatgaaatttgtgtatggatttgttgtcaaagcacttcagatattcattgctatcgggatgttaagagcattccatggaatataacaaaaagtgtatctcgagccggtttctgaaactttaatataacaactatactattgccttttatataatgttttatgacatattttactattacgttttttataaaatactaaaatgtgtcatttgtaaaatatatgTATGACATATTTTGGACCAGGGTGCTTTCCAGCAGGATTTGTAACCAAAAAAGCCTAAAACACAACATTATTTGAACACACATGTGGTGGAGGTTATTATTTCACAGGTTAAAGGTTGTTCCGCTCTGACAGAAGTTGAACTAACCAAAGTCCACTGACTGAGCAGACTAATAATTTACCAAGAAGGAAAACATAGAACAGAAAAAGCATGgtaataaaaagaaaaataaaggtCCATATTCCTGGACCCCAACTCACTTCGTCTCCTTCCCGAATAAGATGCGTTTCACCTCGGACAGCTCGGCCTCGGGCAGGTGGGTCTCCAGACATTTCTCCAGGGACTCAAACTCACAGGAGGACATTTCGGAGGCTGGAAGGGGGCAGTTTCTGCGGGTTCAATGGACGTTTCTGCGGGTTTTGTGGAAGTTTCTGCGGGTTAGCAGCTCGGTGCTGTTTCTGCTGCTCTCGTTATATAACAGTGTGTTTTCTCGCAGTCTGACGCAGGATTTGGTTTAGCAGAAGCTACGGTGTGTCCAGAGGCTGTCAGTGGATGTCAGTAATTAACCCCAGACCCTCCCAGCTGTGGGGAAAGGCATTTATTGAAGGGGGCGACCTCCGGGGCATGAAGCCAATGCGGAAGAGACTTTTTTTATGTACAAAACAGCGTGGCtttctgaaataaatacaaCAATCTAAGAGGAACAGATGCATCCAGAAGACAGGGCTACACATCAAAAACTGACATTGAAGTATACAATAAATTAAAACACAATAAGGTAAATACAGTTGTGTTCTTCAAATATGCTGAACAGTTTTATTGCATAATAAACTTTATTCATCAGTTTGTGCATGACTATTTTGTTCAATTGCATTATGTAAAAAGTAAACATGAATTccctttatatataaaaaacatcacaCATTGCAAAACACTATAGCCTACCATAAAACCATAGCATAAAACacataacaaaataaacaacaatCCAACAGGGAATACGtaattgtactcaagtacaagtacacatttgaggtacttgtattaCACTTGAATATTTTTACTTTAtcatactttatacttctactcgtCTACATGTCAaagcaaatattgtacttttttctCCACTTTGATAGCTTCATAAAATATATTAATCACCTCATAATTATATTGTATTAAAGGTACAACTACCAAGCAGTATAAGTATAAACTCCACCTTCAACAATTCATCAATAATGATAGTAAATtagaataaaatatatgatTCTAAAATGGGTAATTCTGCATAatcagtatattttgatgcaggACTCTACTTGTAACAGAGGGTTGTACTGTAGTATAGCTAGTTTGACAAACTGCAACatgtgagtacttcttcctCCTCGGACTTTAAGAAACTATTTGATGTGTTTTTTCTTGTTGTTTGCAGAGATGTGTTTGCTCCTCTGCGTCCGTCCTCTCGTCTTCTTCTCTTGCTCCTGGTCGGGGTTAGACAGTTTCCTCAGCAGCTCTACGAAGGAAGAAATGAacatttaattatattttaatgttgACAAACAGGAGGCTTGAGAGAGccttttttaatatataaatCTGCTGGTGTGTCACCTGTTATCTCCGGGTGTCTGCAGGGGTTCAGGAGAGAAACATATTTCTGACCTGCAGCATCATCCTCTCCTGgagaaaatatatcatatattttaatTAGTATTTTAATGTGGTATAATAACAGCTGGATACATTTGTAGGATATTCTCCCCATACATCaatatgaaatatatatatatattatatatatatatatatatacatatatatattaaatgtagaaTACCTCTAGTACAGCAGCAATACAGTATAGTTTAACACtacaaaaacaaattaaaacatatttatttgatTTTTTAATGAAAGAGACACCATTTTTACACCATCTATTTCCcttaatatattattaataattatttacttttattataattgattatattcattttaatattttattagatacatttttggtttgttttggaCGAAGGCATACCCTAAAGCTCCTATATAAGCAAACACAATGCATTTTCAACTGATGTAATAATGTAactcacaaaatacaaataaagttttGTCTCTTATTGACATTATGTTTAAGCATTAGTTCCACGTACTGCACACTCTCAGCAGGAAGTAGTGTTGTCTCTCCGTCAGCACGCTGCTGGCCAGAGCGACACTTTGCTGCTTCGCCTCCAAATCCATCACTTTCCCGCCGCCGTCCATCAGCTCCACGCACTCTGCACGAGGGAACGCACGATGTgacaataatatataataatatatttaatttatatagcgcttctcatctgccaagacaaatctcgaagtgcttcacaacaagggatactgatacgctttgagataataaaagacaaataattgtaataataataagaaatcaaaaaataaaatataaaatagagtacaaaaataaaagtcggagatagcgataaaaatggcagtactccaggtgtaccgtgctcaaagtttattcgaaggcctgccgaaagaagagggtcttaaggccggttttgaagacctcggtggaaggggcagatctcagctgatctgggagggagttccagaggcgcggggcgaatgagcagccgctctgaatcagctgcagctttctgatgCATTTTGTGAGCCCTGTGAAGCCCTAGTATGCGTTTGGAAAGGCTTATATAGCAAATAAgtaattttactcaagtatatgcacacatttgaggtacttgtactacacttgaatattattattttattctactttatacttctactcgtCTACGGTCTACATGTCAGAGCAAATGTTGTACTTTTGTCTCCACTATGTGTCTTTGATAGCTTCATAAAATATGTAAATCAACTCATAATGATCAAAGATGCTCTATTATGCTTtagcaaaggctacaatccagAGGGAgttactttaaaggtcacctttgTAACATCCCGTCATGTCATGTTAGTCAGGTTCATGTCATTGTGTCACGTTTAGTTCATAGCCCAGGTTAGATGTATGTTTAGTCACGTCTTTGTGTTCACCTGTCTCgtcctgtcattgcacttcctgttttattgtgtacttacctcttgtctctCATTTCAGCCGCccttacttcctccctttgtgtgtgttCCGCCatcgtctgccccgcccctgattgtttccacctgttccccctcacctcatgtttaaatagtagggctgtcagtcgcttaaaatagttaatcgcgattaatcgcaaatgaatcgcacatttttgatccgttctaaatgtaccttagaggaatatttttcaagtttttaatactcttatcaacatatgagtggacacatatgctttatgcaaatgttattatcatttgaacaataacaaatattctcatgaatattaaacacaacaacctgaacATTACagatattcgcctcaattcaacctggaacctctcatacaataatacaatacagtgtgtgtgtgtgtgtgtgtgtgtgtgtgtgtgtgtgtgtgtgtgtgtgtgtgtgtgtgtgtgtgtgtgtgtgtgtgtgtgtgtgtgtgtgtgtgtgtgtgtgtgtgtgtgtgtgtgtgtgtgtgtgtgtgtgtgtgtgtgtgtgtgtgtgtgtgtgtgtgtgtgtgtgtgtgtgtgtggctatgtgcaactcaaggcatatgctcgaacgggagctgcctggacgctgcaatcatgttgcgcactatccgtgctgagtgtgctgacttctcctacaatgtcccgctgtctgcttgctgcatcaagtcaagtgctcggcgcagttgtggcgaaatgtcgctcctctgttttcatttaaacagctccttatatccgttagcgcagctagctagcaccagatgctaacaacaacaatacacgtaaggtccctctttcgctcgctcgggccacaaacacacacacacacacacacacacacacacacacacacacacacacacacacacaacacacacacacacacacacacacacacacacacacacacacacacacacacacacacacacacacacacacacacacacacacacacacacacacacacacacacacacacacacacacacacacacacacacaccacacacacacacaccacacacacacacacacacaccacacacacacacacacacaccaccccctcccggtcctcccgatggccagtcggtgcctgccggtgagcgtggaagtgtggtctgccacaagcgggcggcaggagcggggctgtcagcatcaacttgtagatggtattttaaactcgatgcgttctgaaactacggggcggacgaggaaaaaaatacacatgcgttaatcgcgttaaaataattagtggcgttaattttttttgcgttattaacgcgttaacttgacagccctaataaatagtcctgtctcccttcgtcctgtgccagttcgtcttgtgccaTTTAGAGAGCCAGATCGTCTCGCCAAGAGTTTCTGTACTTTGTGATCATCgtcaagtttatttagtttgctACGTTTTGCCTCTCAGGAGTGATttttgtttgaactttatacttATTCCAAGTAAAGACTTTTTTTGAACaacaaactttcttttgagtcgTGCGTTTGAGTCCAAGTGTCTGTCGAGGTTCCTAACAACCGATCATGCTATTTGTAGGCAATAGCACAGGtctgatacaaatatataaaaacatgtctatgaagtgttttgctcaaaataccaaaccgatcattctagccacgcctcatgtccctctatttcacttcctgtttctaaagtgttgatttggggataaagctttaaagaggagggtctgggctcatgcgggacccggcagctaccgtctaaactaaatgctgccgtgatgaaacgccatatcatggattatcaaggatctgaaacagtctggagctcaaaggctttctctcttgccggttataccacaaggtgagttcctttctacttcctgcttcttcacacacatgctctccagtacaggttagctctgagtgttagcgatg
Proteins encoded in this region:
- the LOC117453077 gene encoding uncharacterized protein C22orf15 — encoded protein: MFVTILHGDSRMEILNLNCKLINFIHHLKERCGLDFKECVELMDGGGKVMDLEAKQQSVALASSVLTERQHYFLLRVCREDDAAGQKYVSLLNPCRHPEITELLRKLSNPDQEQEKKTRGRTQRSKHISANNKKKHIK